The Parafrankia discariae region GGTAGCCGAGAAAGACCTTCCGTGCCCGGGTGAACCCCCCGAAGCAGCCGGCAGGTCTCGCCGCGCGCCCGCCGGGCGTCGTGGACTGCCGAGACCGCCGCCGCGATACCCTGACGGGCATCAGCTCAGCCCACGCCGTGCGCTCGTGGAGGTCCCCCATGACCGAGATGACGGCGCCCGGGTGGATGCGCGCGGTCACCCGCTCTCGGCCGCCCACCGGTCAGCGGCATGGGTCCTGAGGGTCGGCAGGCGGAGTTGACCTGCTCTGTCGTGATGGCGCGCCGCACCGCATGAGCGTCGTCGACCAGTGCCCATGCGGCTCCCACCGGGAGTACGCGGAGTGCTGCGAGCCTTTCCATCTCGGGAACCCGGCGCCGACCGCCGAGGCGCTCATGCGATCCCGCTACAGCGCCTTCGTCCGCGGCCTCACGCCGTACCTGCTGCGCACCTGGCATCCCTCGACGCGCCCCAAGCGCCTGGACCTGGACGCCGGTATGACCTGGCGTGCCCTGCAGATCGTCGACACCGTGAACGGCGGCCCGGGCGACGACACCGGTGTCGTGGAATTCCGCGCGATCGCACGCTCGGCGGGCGGCGAGCGTCGCGTGCAGCACGAGCGCAGCACGTTCACCCGGATCGACGGCCGCTGGCTCTACGTGGACGCCGGGACGGGACCGCTGGTCCGCGACCGGTGATCCGGTGGCCGTCCCCGGCCCAGCTCACCGTGGTGTGGTCGATCTTCCCCGGCGCCGCCGCGGACAGTCGGACCCCTGCCCGTCGGCGCCGATCCACAGGTGGAGCACGCGGGTACCAGCCCTGGCGCGGCTACAGAGCGCGAAGCGCCG contains the following coding sequences:
- a CDS encoding YchJ family protein, giving the protein MSVVDQCPCGSHREYAECCEPFHLGNPAPTAEALMRSRYSAFVRGLTPYLLRTWHPSTRPKRLDLDAGMTWRALQIVDTVNGGPGDDTGVVEFRAIARSAGGERRVQHERSTFTRIDGRWLYVDAGTGPLVRDR